GCGTTCGAGGCCGGCGCGATCACCTATGCCCAGCCCAGCGTGACCAAGATCGGGGGCGTGAGCGAGATGCGCCGGGTCATGACCCTGGCCGATACGTTCGGCGTGCGCGTCGTGCCGCACTCGGCCTACTTCGGCCCCGGGCTCCTGGCGTCGATCCACTGCATCGCCGCGCTGGCCCCCGACTCCCTGGTGGAGCGCTTCTACTGCGACTTCGCCGAGAACCCGCTGGGCGAGGCCGTCCATCCCCGGGAGGGCCGGATCGCCGTGCCTCAGCGCCCCGGCCTCGGCGTGGACCCCGACCCGCGGCTGCTGCAGAAGCTGCGGGCGGGCTGAGCGAGCGTGCTTACTGCTTGGGCGGGGCGGGGGCCGGCGGCATCTGGCCCAACAGGATGACGCTGGGGGCGAAGCCCGCGAGCTTCACCTGGAGCCGCCACGGCGCCGGCCCCACCTGATTGAGCGGAAAATAGGCGAAGCTGCGGACCTTCCCGCTGGCCGAGCCGCCCACCGGCACGCCGACGCCGACGCCACCTCCGACGCCGCCGTGCCCGCCCCAGCTGCCGCCACCGAGCCCGACGCCGATGCTGACGCCAGAGCCACCGGAGGGGTACACCACGTGCTCGATCGTCTGCGGGGGCAGCTCGCCGCCGTCGGGCTGGAGGATCTTCGCCTCCTCCAGGCGGTAGCCGTCGGTATCGACCTCGACCTTGAGACGATCGCCGACGATCTCGTAGGCGGCGGAGATGGTCGCGCCCGCGGGTTGTTGCGCGGGCTTGTAGGGCAGGGACTTGTCAGCGCAGCCGGCGACGGCGATCAGCGCAGCCGTGACAGCCCCCCATCGCCTCATCACCATCAAGCATCGCACGAACCGCATCGAAAACAATCAGGACGCGAACCGCCGCAACCGCTCCTCGTCGACCTGAACGCCGAGCCCCGGCCCCTCGAACGGGCGGACGTGCCCGGCGACCGGCCGCAGGGGATCGACCACCAGATCTTCCTTCAGATAGTGGTTGGTGATGCCGAGCCCGTAATGAAGCTCGCGCACGGCCACCGCCAGATGCACCAGCGCGGCGGTGGCGATGCCGGATTCGGCCACCTTCCCGGTGAGGTGCAGCGGCAGGTGAACGCTCTCAGCCGCGTGGACGGCCCGGAGCGCGCCCGTGAATCCGCCGGCCTTGAGCAGCTTGACGCTGACGATCCGGGCCGCTCCCGCCTGCGCGTGGGCGAGCACGTCGGACGCCGTGAAGATTCCCTCGTCGGCGAGGACGGGGACCACGCCGGCGCGCGCCACCGCCGCCATGCCCGCCAGGTCGCTCATCGGCACCGGCTGCTCGAAGAAGCTCAACTGCGCGGGCTCGGCCCCGCGGACGAAGCGCAGGGCTTCGGCCACGCTCCACGCCTGGTTGGCGTCGGCGGCCAGGTCGCAGTCCGGGCCCACGGCGTGGCGCACCTTCAGGGCCGCCTCGATGTCACGCTCCACGGTCGTCGTGCCCACCTTGAGCTTGAAGAACGTGAAGCCGTCCTGCCGGCGGGCCGCGGCTTCGCGGGCATCGGCGTCGGGATCGGCGTTCCCCAGGTGCCAGAAGCACCGCGCGGCGTCCCGGGCGCGCCCGCCGAGCAGCTCGTACACCGGTGCTCCCAGCGCCTGGCCGGCCACGTCGAACAGGGCGATCTCCACCGCCGCCTTCGCTCCGTTGTTGCCCAGCAGGCGCCGGTCCATGGCCGCCCGCAGGGCTTCCCGCCGCATGGGGTCCTCGCCCACCAGGACGGGGGCCAGATACCCGGTGATGGCGCTCATCATCGAGCCCTGGGTCTCGCCCGAGAAGGTCGGCGCCGACGCGCACTCGCCCCATCCCGTCAGCCCCGAGTCCGTCTGCACCCGCACGATGACATTGGCGGCGACCCGCACCTCGGCGCCGGCCATGCGGACCGGCTTGGCCAGCGGCAGCGACACGGCGATGGCGTCCACACGCTCGATCTTCATGGTCACCTCGTCTTGACCCCCGGAGGGGCCGGCGCTATCTTGTCGTCCGTTTCCGCCGTCGATGTCAAGCCGCATTGTTCACGAGGAGAGCCATGCCCGCCAAGCCCAAACCACGCCAGGCCGCGAGCCGCGACTACAGCGACATCCTGTTCGAAGTGAAGGACCAGGTCGCCTGGGTCACCATCAACCGTCCCCGCGTCCTGAACGCCTTCCGCGAGCAAACCCTCGATCAGATGATCGAGGCCCTCAAGTCCACGCGGGAGGATCCCACCATCGCCTGCGCCGTCATCACCGGCGCCGGCGACAAAGCGTTCTCGGCCGGCGGCGACTTCTACGCCATGAAGCGTCTCAACTTTGCCAACAGCTTCATGTGGAACGACCGCATGCTGGGGCTGGCCATGACGATCCGCGGACTCCCGATCCCGGTGATCGCGATGGTCAACGGCTGGTGCATGGGCGGCGGGCACGAGTTGGCCCTGTGGTGCGACCTCGTCATCGCCTCCGAGCACGCGGTGCTCGGGCAGACCGGGGCGAAGGTCGGGGCCTGTCCCACGGTGGGGGCCACGCAGTACTTGCCGCGTCTCATCGGTGAGCGCCTGGCCCGCGAGATGATCTTCTGCGCCCGGCGGTTCACCGCCAGGCAGGCGGTGGAGATCGGCCTCATCAACCGCTGCGTGCCGCACAAGGACCTGCTCACCGAGACCCGGGCCTGGTGCGAGACCATCAAGGGGCACAGCGCGCTGACGCTGCGCATGTGCAAGAAGTCGCTCAATTTCGAGTCCGACCTGCTCTACGCGTCGTGGCAGCACGGCATGGAGCTACTGGCGCACGTGTGGGGATCCGACGAGGCCAACGAGGGCATGGGAGCCTTCCTGGCCGGGCGGAAACCCGACTTCAATCAGTTCCGCAAGCGCGACCAGAAGGCCCTGGCCGAGTATCTGGACGCCTGCGCCCGCGACCTCAACGCGCCGCCGGCGATGCGCCGGAAGACCGGGTAGCCCTCTGAGCCAGGGAGCGCTCGACGGGCTGCGCGTCCTCGACCTGACGCGGGTCCTGGCCGGGCCGCTGTGCACGATGATGCTCGGCGACATGGGCGCCGACGTCATCAAGGTGGAGCCGGTCGGCGCCGGCGACGACACCCGGGGCTGGGGCCCGCCGTTCGCCGGCGGCGAAGCGGCGTACTTCCTGGGCGTCAATCGCAACAAGCGGTCGCTCACCCTCGATCTCGCCCAGCCGGAGGGCCGGGAGATCCTGACGGCCCTGATCGGCACCGCCGACGTGCTGGTCGAGAACTTCAAGCTGGGCACGCTGGACCGCTGGGGGTTCGGCGAGGCGTGGCTGGCCGAACGGGCGCCACGCCTGATCCGCTGCTCCATCACCGGCTACGGCTCCACGGGCCCGAAGGCCGGGCAACCCGGCTACGACTTCATCCTGCAGGCCGAGTCCGGGCTCATGAGCATCTGCGGCGAGCCCGGCGGATCGCCCACGAAGTACGGCGTGGCCATCGTCGACGTCTGCACCGGTATGCTCGCGTGCAGCGCGATCCTGGCCGCCGTGCAGGCCCGGCATCGCACCGGGCGGGGCCAGCGGGTCGAGGTGTCGCTCTACGAGACGGCACTGGCCATGCTCGCCAACGTCGCCTCGAGCTATCTCGTGGCCGGGACAGCCGGCCGCCGCTACGGCAACGGGCACCCCAGCATCGTGCCCTATACCACCTATCCGACTCGCGACGGCATGCTGGCGGTGGCCGTGGGCAACGACGGCCAGTTCGTGCGCTTCGCCGCTGCGGTCGGGCATGCCGAGTGGGCGCGCGACGAGCGCTTCGCCAGGAACCGCGACCGGGTCGTGCACCGCGAGCTGCTTGACGGCATGATCGCCGACGTCCTCCGGGGCGACGACGCCCAGGCCTGGATCACGAAGCTCCAGGCGGCAGGCGTGCCCTGCGGCCGGATCAACTCGGTGGCCGAGGCCCTCGACGATCCCCACACGGCGGCCCGCCGCATGGTCGAGACCGTCGAGCATCCGACCGTCGGCGCCCTGCGCCTGCTCGGCATCCCGTTCGGGCTGAACGGCACGCCGGCCACCGTGCGGAGGCCGCCGCCGACGCTCGGGCAGCACACGGACGAGATCCTGGGCGAGGAGCTCGGCTTGAGCGGCCGGCGCATCGATGAGCTGCGAGCGCGGGCGGTCATCTGAACGCCGTCCGCGTGCTGACCCCCATCCTCCTGCTGGCCGCCGTGACGGTGGCGGGCAGCGGCTGCGCCAGGAATCCCGTCAGCGGCCGGCCGGAGGTGACCCTGGTGTCCGCCGAGCAGGAACGGCGGATGGGACAGGAGGAAGCGGAGAAGGTCGAGACCCAGATCGGCCTGCTCGACGACGCCAGGCTCACGGCGTACCTCGAGGCGCTGGGCCAACGGCTGGCCCGGGAGTCGCCCCGTCAGGACGTCGCCTATCGATTTCATATCGTGGACATGACCGAGCCCAACGCCTTCGCCCTGCCCGGCGGCTACATCTACGTCTCCCGCGGCTTGCTGGCCCTGATGAACGCCGAGGACGAGCTGGCCGGCGTGGTCGGCCACGAGATCGCTCACGTGGCCGCCCGGCACAGCGTCCAGCGGATCTCC
The window above is part of the Candidatus Methylomirabilota bacterium genome. Proteins encoded here:
- a CDS encoding enolase C-terminal domain-like protein produces the protein WLEEPVWPPENLAGLAEVRARGGLATAAGENYGTVWEFRRAFEAGAITYAQPSVTKIGGVSEMRRVMTLADTFGVRVVPHSAYFGPGLLASIHCIAALAPDSLVERFYCDFAENPLGEAVHPREGRIAVPQRPGLGVDPDPRLLQKLRAG
- a CDS encoding enolase C-terminal domain-like protein, translated to MKIERVDAIAVSLPLAKPVRMAGAEVRVAANVIVRVQTDSGLTGWGECASAPTFSGETQGSMMSAITGYLAPVLVGEDPMRREALRAAMDRRLLGNNGAKAAVEIALFDVAGQALGAPVYELLGGRARDAARCFWHLGNADPDADAREAAARRQDGFTFFKLKVGTTTVERDIEAALKVRHAVGPDCDLAADANQAWSVAEALRFVRGAEPAQLSFFEQPVPMSDLAGMAAVARAGVVPVLADEGIFTASDVLAHAQAGAARIVSVKLLKAGGFTGALRAVHAAESVHLPLHLTGKVAESGIATAALVHLAVAVRELHYGLGITNHYLKEDLVVDPLRPVAGHVRPFEGPGLGVQVDEERLRRFAS
- a CDS encoding enoyl-CoA hydratase-related protein → MPAKPKPRQAASRDYSDILFEVKDQVAWVTINRPRVLNAFREQTLDQMIEALKSTREDPTIACAVITGAGDKAFSAGGDFYAMKRLNFANSFMWNDRMLGLAMTIRGLPIPVIAMVNGWCMGGGHELALWCDLVIASEHAVLGQTGAKVGACPTVGATQYLPRLIGERLAREMIFCARRFTARQAVEIGLINRCVPHKDLLTETRAWCETIKGHSALTLRMCKKSLNFESDLLYASWQHGMELLAHVWGSDEANEGMGAFLAGRKPDFNQFRKRDQKALAEYLDACARDLNAPPAMRRKTG
- a CDS encoding CoA transferase, yielding MRVLDLTRVLAGPLCTMMLGDMGADVIKVEPVGAGDDTRGWGPPFAGGEAAYFLGVNRNKRSLTLDLAQPEGREILTALIGTADVLVENFKLGTLDRWGFGEAWLAERAPRLIRCSITGYGSTGPKAGQPGYDFILQAESGLMSICGEPGGSPTKYGVAIVDVCTGMLACSAILAAVQARHRTGRGQRVEVSLYETALAMLANVASSYLVAGTAGRRYGNGHPSIVPYTTYPTRDGMLAVAVGNDGQFVRFAAAVGHAEWARDERFARNRDRVVHRELLDGMIADVLRGDDAQAWITKLQAAGVPCGRINSVAEALDDPHTAARRMVETVEHPTVGALRLLGIPFGLNGTPATVRRPPPTLGQHTDEILGEELGLSGRRIDELRARAVI